One window from the genome of Pseudanabaena yagii GIHE-NHR1 encodes:
- a CDS encoding glycosyltransferase family 4 protein → MTKSQHIHLWIPELFCTKGGIQVFSGFLLQAFQSLYPESNLSIFLKNDSGEVMQQKISQEVSQDSRSNWSRTQIYGAGAIPSPIRTLFFAWQLMSLAITQKPDLIITTHLNFAPIAFILKKIIGTKYIAIAHGVEAWDIQNPLLKKSLQTADLILAVSNFTRDRLCQQQGLSPEKVGVLHNTFDANAWEIREKPAHLLQKYGLNAQQKIILTVSRLVASEKYKGYDRILEVLPIIRRSIPDIHYIIVGKGSDRDRLTQIIQQNNLQTHVTLAGFIPDEDLCDYYNLCDLFAMPSKREGFGIVYLEALASGKAVLGGNLDGAVDALCQGEIGALINPDNLYELVEVITKILSGKHDNPLIYQPQKLRQSVITKFGFEHFQHSLSSYLSSFLN, encoded by the coding sequence ATGACCAAATCTCAACATATTCATCTCTGGATTCCTGAACTTTTTTGTACCAAGGGGGGGATTCAAGTATTTTCAGGTTTTTTATTGCAAGCGTTCCAGTCTCTATACCCTGAGTCTAATTTAAGTATTTTCCTCAAAAATGACTCAGGGGAAGTAATGCAGCAAAAAATTAGCCAAGAAGTTAGCCAAGATAGTCGTAGCAACTGGTCACGGACGCAAATCTATGGTGCAGGAGCGATCCCATCACCTATTAGAACTTTATTTTTTGCTTGGCAGTTGATGAGCTTAGCGATCACCCAAAAGCCAGATCTGATCATTACGACGCACCTAAATTTTGCACCGATCGCTTTTATCCTCAAAAAAATAATTGGTACGAAATATATTGCGATCGCCCATGGGGTTGAAGCATGGGATATTCAAAATCCTTTATTAAAAAAATCGCTACAGACTGCGGACTTAATTCTTGCGGTCAGTAACTTCACGCGCGATCGCCTCTGTCAACAACAGGGGTTATCCCCTGAAAAAGTGGGAGTTTTACATAATACTTTTGATGCAAATGCTTGGGAAATTAGAGAGAAGCCCGCACATTTATTACAAAAATATGGGTTAAATGCTCAGCAAAAAATTATCCTCACAGTATCTCGCCTTGTCGCCTCAGAAAAATACAAAGGCTATGATCGCATTCTTGAGGTACTACCCATTATTCGGCGATCTATTCCTGATATCCATTACATCATTGTTGGCAAAGGTAGCGATCGCGATCGGCTCACCCAAATTATTCAACAAAATAATCTCCAAACCCATGTCACTCTCGCAGGCTTCATCCCCGACGAAGATTTATGCGATTACTATAATCTATGCGATTTGTTTGCTATGCCTAGTAAAAGAGAAGGATTTGGGATAGTCTATTTAGAAGCTCTAGCCTCTGGTAAAGCTGTCTTAGGAGGAAACTTAGATGGGGCTGTTGATGCTTTATGTCAAGGAGAGATTGGGGCACTAATTAACCCAGATAACTTATACGAACTTGTGGAAGTAATTACCAAAATCCTATCAGGCAAACATGATAATCCTCTAATCTACCAACCGCAAAAATTACGACAATCCGTAATTACCAAATTTGGGTTTGAGCATTTTCAGCATAGTCTATCTAGTTATTTATCAAGTTTTCTCAACTAA
- the asnB gene encoding asparagine synthase (glutamine-hydrolyzing): MCGIAGFLASSLPNETERYIRILQIALQHRGKDDQGVYLSPQRDIALIHTRLAILDLSQNGHQPMPIADQRYWITFNGEIYNFLELREQLKNEGETFFSNTDTEVILKLYAKYGERCLEFLRGMFAFAIWDEHEKVCFMARDPFGIKPIYYWCQGKTLIFASELRAIMALGIIPKQLSPIGLYTYLTNGSVSEPWTIIDGVKSLEAGSSLRWQDGKIHHQKYWEINFPSVIYGDHSVAPSYAPTAAKLSLEAITTTREALFNSVKHHLISDVPIGIFLSGGIDSTALVAIARQMQSNELRTYSLAFKEEAWNEGAIAKQVADHFGTSHTEYLLTADLAQDLLPEYWRSLDQPTIDGFNTFCISQIAHQQGMKVVLSGLGSDELFGGYGTFRQVPRMVDQRQNVAFLKAIAKVVGNGLEQLAQSPKYRRFGAFLSKENSIQNAYNLVRGVFSTWEAYQLVQFYLGEDVGEQVKNEIVTFLNEEKQSFQEFPTPQDEVSYLELSRYMRNQLLRDSDVMSMKWGLELRVPFVDCDLFTAISQIPASMRLHKNKQLLTHAIPEIPEYIINRQKRGFTIPFVQWIDKDWLKGTMEIKIPSHIPLPPQQWYRRWSLVVLQNWLQALSL; encoded by the coding sequence ATGTGTGGAATTGCTGGTTTCTTAGCTTCATCACTGCCAAATGAGACTGAGCGATATATCCGAATATTGCAAATTGCCCTTCAGCATCGGGGGAAAGATGATCAAGGGGTATATTTATCGCCACAGCGCGATATCGCCTTGATTCACACCCGTCTTGCGATTCTCGATCTGAGCCAAAATGGACATCAGCCGATGCCCATTGCTGATCAAAGATACTGGATTACTTTTAATGGAGAAATCTATAACTTTCTCGAATTAAGGGAACAGTTAAAAAATGAAGGGGAAACTTTTTTTTCCAATACAGATACAGAGGTAATTCTCAAGCTCTATGCCAAATATGGCGAAAGATGCCTAGAGTTTTTGCGCGGAATGTTTGCTTTTGCGATTTGGGACGAGCACGAAAAGGTCTGTTTTATGGCGCGTGATCCATTTGGGATTAAACCTATTTATTATTGGTGTCAAGGCAAAACTTTAATTTTTGCGTCGGAATTACGAGCCATCATGGCGCTTGGCATCATTCCCAAACAATTAAGCCCGATAGGTCTATATACATATTTAACCAATGGCTCTGTCTCAGAACCTTGGACAATTATTGATGGTGTTAAAAGTTTAGAAGCAGGTAGCAGTTTACGATGGCAGGATGGCAAGATTCACCATCAAAAATACTGGGAAATTAATTTCCCATCGGTAATTTATGGAGATCATTCTGTAGCGCCAAGTTATGCCCCAACAGCAGCAAAACTCTCCTTAGAAGCGATCACTACAACAAGGGAAGCTTTATTTAACAGTGTTAAGCATCATTTAATTAGCGATGTTCCCATTGGTATATTTTTGAGCGGTGGAATCGACTCAACGGCACTTGTTGCCATTGCACGACAAATGCAAAGTAATGAATTACGCACCTATTCCCTTGCATTTAAGGAAGAAGCATGGAATGAAGGGGCGATCGCGAAACAGGTCGCCGATCACTTTGGCACGTCCCATACTGAATATTTACTAACGGCTGATCTTGCTCAGGATCTGTTACCAGAATATTGGCGATCGCTTGATCAACCCACTATTGATGGATTTAATACATTTTGCATTTCCCAAATTGCCCATCAACAGGGCATGAAAGTAGTGTTGTCAGGGCTAGGTAGCGATGAACTATTTGGTGGCTATGGTACATTTCGGCAAGTACCAAGGATGGTAGATCAGAGACAAAATGTTGCCTTTTTAAAAGCGATCGCCAAAGTTGTTGGTAATGGGTTAGAACAATTAGCCCAGTCTCCTAAATATCGACGATTTGGAGCATTTTTATCCAAAGAGAACTCGATTCAAAATGCTTATAACTTGGTACGTGGAGTTTTTTCGACTTGGGAAGCCTATCAACTGGTGCAATTCTATTTAGGTGAAGATGTTGGAGAACAAGTTAAAAATGAGATAGTCACTTTTCTGAATGAAGAAAAGCAATCTTTTCAGGAATTCCCAACTCCACAAGATGAAGTTTCCTATCTGGAACTCAGTCGCTATATGCGAAATCAATTATTGCGAGATAGTGATGTGATGAGCATGAAATGGGGCTTAGAACTGCGCGTTCCCTTTGTTGATTGCGATCTATTTACAGCAATAAGTCAAATCCCCGCATCAATGCGTTTACATAAAAATAAACAGCTATTAACTCATGCAATTCCCGAAATCCCTGAATATATTATTAATCGTCAAAAACGAGGCTTTACCATTCCCTTTGTCCAATGGATTGACAAGGATTGGCTTAAAGGTACTATGGAAATCAAGATTCCGAGTCATATTCCTCTGCCACCTCAGCAATGGTATCGGCGTTGGAGTTTAGTAGTTTTACAAAATTGGTTACAGGCGCTCTCCTTATGA
- a CDS encoding glycosyltransferase, with the protein MKVLHIIPSVAKVRGGPSKAVIEMVKALRSQNVDAEIVTTNDNGKDLLDVPLDILTDRLEEYGNVPIRFFSRFSPNLNAVREFAYSGALTAWLWQHITDYDIIHVHAIFSYASTIAMAIARIKNVPYINRPLGQLCEWSLQQSKLRKQIYLNIIERSNLLHSQSLHFTAEQEREEFHQLGLNIPNFVLPHGVHIPEPIPDAQDKLRQILQIPHQIPIILFMSRIHPKKGLEYLIPALSKFQDSNFAFVIAGNGESDYMNQIQDLLEKHRISDRTHLVGFVNGETKNLYLQGADLFVLTSHSENFGIAVIESLAAGTPVLITNGVAISPMVKEQDLGYVAQLDSEAIASTIQEFFEHPQVAKQKGDRAQQYIAEHYSWAKIAHSLINIYAKYAKYTKL; encoded by the coding sequence ATGAAAGTTCTGCATATTATTCCTTCAGTGGCAAAAGTGCGTGGAGGTCCCAGCAAAGCAGTAATCGAAATGGTGAAAGCGCTGCGATCGCAAAATGTTGATGCGGAAATCGTAACCACTAATGATAATGGCAAAGACTTACTGGATGTGCCTTTAGATATACTGACTGATCGGTTAGAGGAATATGGCAATGTACCAATTCGCTTTTTTTCAAGATTTTCGCCCAATCTTAATGCTGTACGTGAGTTTGCCTATTCAGGAGCGCTGACAGCTTGGCTATGGCAACATATCACCGATTATGACATTATTCATGTCCATGCTATTTTTTCCTATGCTTCCACGATCGCTATGGCGATCGCCCGTATCAAAAATGTGCCTTATATCAATCGCCCCTTGGGACAGCTTTGTGAATGGTCATTGCAGCAAAGTAAACTTCGCAAACAAATCTATCTCAATATTATTGAACGCTCTAATTTATTGCATAGTCAATCACTCCATTTTACGGCTGAGCAGGAAAGAGAGGAATTCCATCAACTAGGTTTGAATATTCCTAATTTCGTTCTGCCACATGGTGTGCATATACCAGAACCTATTCCTGATGCTCAAGATAAACTCCGCCAAATTCTGCAAATCCCCCATCAGATCCCCATTATTCTCTTTATGTCCCGTATCCATCCTAAAAAAGGATTGGAATATCTGATTCCTGCTCTTAGCAAATTCCAAGACTCGAATTTTGCTTTTGTGATTGCGGGGAATGGCGAGAGTGATTACATGAATCAGATTCAAGATTTACTAGAAAAACATCGAATTAGCGATCGCACCCATCTAGTCGGTTTCGTTAATGGGGAAACTAAAAATCTATATTTACAAGGGGCTGATCTATTTGTCCTCACTTCCCATTCTGAAAACTTTGGTATTGCTGTGATTGAATCCCTCGCAGCAGGAACGCCTGTTTTAATTACGAATGGTGTAGCGATCTCGCCAATGGTCAAAGAACAGGATCTCGGCTATGTCGCGCAATTAGATTCTGAAGCGATCGCGTCAACAATCCAAGAATTTTTCGAGCATCCCCAAGTTGCAAAGCAAAAAGGCGATCGCGCTCAACAATATATTGCTGAACATTATAGTTGGGCTAAAATAGCCCATAGTTTGATCAATATATATGCCAAGTATGCCAAATATACAAAGCTATGA
- a CDS encoding DUF29 domain-containing protein, which yields MNATKALYETDFNLWLKETVNLLRKGEVEKLDLENLAEEIEDMGNSRKDALESNLIRVLQHLLKWKYQPQKRTNSWKASITEHSLRLNKAFKKSPSLKPYFESVFADCYQDARLITSQETGLDIATFPDLCPFSQTDVLNPQYLPED from the coding sequence ATGAATGCAACCAAAGCTTTATATGAAACAGATTTTAACCTCTGGCTGAAGGAAACTGTAAATCTATTACGCAAAGGAGAGGTTGAGAAATTGGATCTCGAAAATCTGGCTGAAGAAATTGAAGATATGGGGAATAGCCGTAAAGATGCCTTAGAAAGCAACTTGATTCGAGTATTACAGCATTTACTAAAATGGAAATACCAACCGCAAAAACGAACCAATAGCTGGAAAGCATCAATTACTGAGCATTCTCTCCGTTTAAATAAAGCATTTAAAAAAAGTCCTAGCCTAAAGCCTTATTTTGAATCTGTATTCGCAGATTGCTATCAAGATGCAAGATTGATTACGTCCCAAGAAACAGGATTGGATATTGCTACTTTTCCTGATTTATGTCCTTTTTCACAAACCGATGTCTTAAATCCTCAATATTTGCCTGAAGATTAG
- a CDS encoding glycosyltransferase family 2 protein: MIEQITPLILTYNEAPNISRTLECLTWAKRIVVIDSFSADQTLEILARCPQVDIYQRTFDHFAGQCNYGLEQITTEWVLSLDADYTLSKELIAELHSLSEFLPKDSYFANFKYCVFGKPLRGTLLPPRKVLYRKDKANYIEDGHAHRVKVAGDYGYLAGYIYHDDRKSLSRWLQSQDRYLLIEAKKLMTTPVNELSFGDRLRKQKVIAPIVILLYCLILKGGILDGWSGWYYAWQRMLAEILLAIRLIELEQ; encoded by the coding sequence ATGATTGAGCAAATTACGCCACTAATTCTTACTTATAATGAGGCTCCCAATATTAGCAGGACTTTAGAATGCTTAACTTGGGCAAAAAGAATTGTTGTCATTGATAGTTTTAGCGCTGATCAAACTCTAGAGATCTTAGCTAGATGTCCACAAGTAGATATCTATCAACGTACTTTCGATCATTTTGCAGGACAATGTAATTATGGGCTAGAGCAAATTACAACGGAATGGGTGCTCTCATTAGATGCGGACTATACTTTGAGTAAAGAATTAATTGCTGAACTCCATTCTTTGTCAGAGTTTTTACCCAAAGATTCCTATTTTGCCAACTTTAAATATTGTGTATTCGGGAAACCTCTACGTGGAACTCTATTGCCACCTCGTAAAGTTCTATACCGCAAAGATAAGGCTAATTATATTGAAGATGGTCATGCTCATCGGGTTAAGGTTGCAGGAGATTATGGATATTTAGCTGGATATATCTATCATGACGATCGCAAATCCTTAAGTCGGTGGTTGCAATCCCAAGATCGCTATTTATTGATCGAAGCCAAAAAGTTAATGACGACACCAGTAAATGAGTTGAGTTTTGGCGATCGCCTTCGCAAACAAAAGGTAATTGCCCCAATTGTGATTTTGTTGTATTGCTTAATCCTGAAAGGTGGAATTTTGGATGGCTGGTCAGGTTGGTATTACGCTTGGCAAAGAATGCTTGCAGAGATTTTATTAGCCATTCGCCTCATTGAGCTAGAGCAATAA
- a CDS encoding slr1601 family putative cell division protein has translation MVAKRNPSPRVSPTVAKQTLRRSQDQNGRNDVVSIGARSNHSVSSGKFPTPTAVNPELSATNSYSEAVAHSIQRKREQYCRTKATESIIVIAVNVALSLAAIAAITRLLPYQSSQKDRLDEITTEVNSAEQRVNTLREQLPQTLNSGKSREMLLRKQGLIKSNQMTIKLLDPTEIASPNNDGVMPTTTTAQRTKQ, from the coding sequence ATGGTTGCCAAGCGAAACCCATCTCCGCGAGTTTCTCCAACAGTAGCAAAACAAACCCTACGCCGATCGCAGGATCAGAACGGGCGAAATGATGTCGTGAGCATTGGGGCACGCAGCAACCATTCCGTCTCTAGCGGCAAATTTCCCACGCCGACAGCAGTGAATCCTGAGTTAAGTGCTACTAATAGCTATAGTGAGGCAGTTGCCCATTCTATTCAGCGCAAGAGAGAGCAATATTGCCGCACTAAAGCTACTGAATCAATTATTGTCATTGCAGTAAATGTGGCTTTGTCCCTTGCAGCGATCGCTGCAATAACGAGATTATTACCTTATCAGTCATCCCAAAAGGATCGTCTCGACGAAATTACAACAGAGGTAAATTCTGCCGAGCAACGGGTTAATACTTTGCGTGAGCAACTACCGCAAACCTTAAATTCGGGCAAGTCTAGAGAAATGTTATTGCGAAAGCAAGGTCTGATTAAGAGTAATCAAATGACCATTAAGTTACTCGATCCCACCGAAATCGCCTCACCCAATAACGATGGGGTCATGCCGACGACAACCACGGCCCAAAGAACTAAACAATAA
- the psaM gene encoding photosystem I reaction center subunit XII produces the protein MPLSDAQLFSALVLALVPAVLATLLGSALANS, from the coding sequence ATGCCTCTTTCAGATGCTCAACTTTTCTCAGCTTTAGTACTTGCACTAGTTCCCGCAGTATTGGCTACTTTGTTAGGTTCTGCTCTTGCAAATTCCTAG
- a CDS encoding alpha/beta hydrolase, which produces MPLNYRALPATLPNPNAQGAIVALHGWGANCDDLISLAPMVGIPNYQWICPEAPFNHPMPNGKMWYDLQSLDTEGLAKSCELLSQFLENLPSLTGIPLERTFLLGFSQGGAMTLDVGLVFPFAGLIALSGYLHIAEEELQDLANEAFPPILIAHGTQDPVVPIGAARSARQLLESLGATVEYEEYEMLHEIRPETCDRIREFILAHQVSK; this is translated from the coding sequence ATGCCCTTAAATTACCGCGCATTACCTGCTACTCTACCTAATCCCAATGCCCAAGGTGCGATCGTTGCCCTGCATGGATGGGGTGCAAACTGTGATGATTTGATCTCCCTTGCACCAATGGTTGGAATTCCAAATTATCAATGGATTTGTCCTGAAGCTCCATTTAACCACCCGATGCCCAATGGCAAAATGTGGTATGACCTCCAAAGTCTTGACACTGAGGGATTAGCCAAAAGCTGCGAATTGCTCAGTCAATTTCTGGAAAATTTACCAAGTCTCACGGGTATCCCTCTCGAAAGAACATTTTTGTTAGGTTTCTCACAGGGTGGAGCAATGACCTTAGATGTCGGTCTGGTATTTCCCTTCGCAGGATTAATAGCTCTGAGTGGTTATTTACACATTGCTGAGGAAGAATTGCAGGATCTCGCAAATGAAGCATTTCCGCCAATTTTAATTGCCCATGGCACACAAGACCCTGTTGTTCCCATTGGTGCAGCCCGTAGCGCCAGACAATTACTTGAGAGTTTAGGGGCAACAGTGGAATATGAGGAGTATGAAATGCTCCATGAAATTCGTCCTGAAACCTGCGATCGCATTCGCGAATTTATACTGGCTCATCAAGTGTCTAAATAG
- the ccsB gene encoding c-type cytochrome biogenesis protein CcsB: protein MQLVALQNLLDNTSFAILFATMLIFWVHVAFPNLPYLRSLGNAGMAIANLCIAALLGARWIDAGYFPLSNLYESLFFLAWGITTMHIVVDRIGNKSANDTAKRLIGAFTSPMAMGITAFAALALPAGMQVSEPLVPALKSNWLMMHVTVMLLSYAALMTGSILAIAFLIVTRGQDVVLQGSSFGTNLRSVTEAKQSNPETFAAFAVEGMGNVLNSANLSSANTATLVSENATQTKPLSLRRLTLGETLDNLSYRAIGLGFPLLTIGIIAGGVWANEAWGSYWSWDPKETWSLITWLVFAAYLHTRITKGWQGRKPAILASVGLLVVWTCYLGVNLLGKGLHSYGWFL from the coding sequence ATGCAACTCGTCGCGCTTCAGAACTTATTGGATAACACCTCATTTGCTATCCTCTTTGCGACTATGCTCATTTTTTGGGTACATGTCGCATTTCCCAACCTGCCCTATTTACGATCGCTAGGAAATGCGGGCATGGCGATCGCTAATCTCTGCATTGCTGCATTACTGGGAGCGCGCTGGATTGATGCAGGCTATTTCCCACTAAGCAATCTTTATGAATCTCTATTTTTCTTGGCATGGGGCATTACCACCATGCATATTGTCGTTGATCGCATTGGTAATAAGAGTGCGAACGATACTGCCAAGCGTTTGATCGGGGCATTTACTTCACCAATGGCAATGGGGATTACTGCTTTTGCAGCTTTGGCTTTACCCGCAGGGATGCAGGTCTCGGAGCCGCTTGTCCCTGCTTTAAAGTCCAATTGGTTAATGATGCACGTTACGGTAATGTTGCTCAGTTATGCTGCTTTGATGACGGGTAGCATTTTAGCGATCGCCTTTTTGATTGTTACCCGTGGTCAAGATGTGGTTTTACAAGGTAGTTCCTTCGGCACAAATCTGCGTAGCGTTACCGAAGCAAAGCAGTCTAATCCTGAAACCTTTGCTGCTTTTGCCGTTGAAGGAATGGGTAATGTTTTAAATTCAGCAAATCTCTCATCTGCAAATACCGCTACGCTGGTATCGGAGAATGCAACCCAAACGAAACCCCTATCGCTACGTCGCCTCACCTTAGGAGAAACTTTAGATAATCTCAGTTATCGAGCGATCGGATTAGGCTTCCCATTGTTGACCATTGGCATCATCGCTGGCGGCGTATGGGCAAACGAGGCATGGGGTTCCTATTGGAGTTGGGACCCTAAGGAAACTTGGTCTTTGATTACATGGTTAGTATTTGCCGCCTATTTGCATACACGCATTACTAAGGGTTGGCAAGGACGCAAGCCCGCTATTTTAGCGAGTGTCGGCTTATTAGTAGTTTGGACTTGCTATCTCGGTGTAAACCTTCTCGGTAAAGGCTTACATAGCTACGGCTGGTTCTTGTAA
- a CDS encoding DUF4160 domain-containing protein codes for MPTILRIGGYRFYFYSHEPNEPPHIHIDRDNLTAKFWLQSVSLAQNIGFPAKELRKLQSMVVENQTQLLEAWYEYFGD; via the coding sequence ATGCCAACGATTTTAAGGATTGGTGGGTATCGTTTTTACTTTTACAGTCACGAACCAAATGAACCACCACATATTCATATTGATCGCGATAACTTGACAGCTAAATTTTGGTTGCAATCAGTTAGCCTAGCTCAAAATATTGGATTTCCCGCTAAAGAGTTAAGGAAACTGCAATCTATGGTGGTCGAAAATCAAACACAATTACTTGAGGCTTGGTATGAGTACTTTGGCGATTAA
- a CDS encoding DUF2442 domain-containing protein, which produces MSTLAIKTDERVKNVSFTEDTISVDLMDGRTIVVPLVWYPRLLNGTSEQLANWEVCGGGYGIHWEDLDEDLSTEGMLRGAPAPRKSKAIS; this is translated from the coding sequence ATGAGTACTTTGGCGATTAAGACGGATGAGAGAGTTAAGAATGTTAGCTTTACTGAAGATACGATCAGTGTTGATTTGATGGATGGGCGGACGATTGTAGTTCCGTTAGTGTGGTATCCGAGGTTATTGAATGGAACTAGTGAGCAGCTTGCTAATTGGGAAGTCTGCGGTGGTGGCTATGGTATTCACTGGGAAGATCTTGATGAGGATCTGAGTACTGAAGGGATGTTACGTGGTGCGCCTGCTCCCAGAAAATCAAAAGCAATTAGTTAA
- a CDS encoding DUF29 domain-containing protein: MTQTIAKKISLYDQDLNLWLETVIAQLKSGSLENLDIENLVEELEGLAGRDRRELRRRLSTLLEHLLKRCYVESEYDYAGWEITIDRTRFEIIGILSQSPSLRNYVNSDELFEEAFALALRTVRKNQGYKNVDFPNNWKFSRDIDDILNVDFWEIL; the protein is encoded by the coding sequence ATGACTCAAACAATTGCAAAAAAAATATCACTTTACGACCAAGATCTAAATCTGTGGCTAGAAACAGTGATCGCGCAATTAAAGAGTGGTAGTTTAGAAAACCTCGATATTGAAAATCTGGTAGAGGAATTGGAAGGCTTGGCAGGTAGAGATCGACGTGAGTTAAGAAGAAGGCTATCGACACTTCTGGAACATTTACTCAAACGTTGCTATGTTGAAAGCGAGTATGACTATGCAGGATGGGAAATAACTATTGATCGTACTCGATTTGAAATAATTGGTATTTTGAGTCAGTCTCCTAGCCTTAGAAACTATGTAAATAGTGATGAGTTGTTTGAAGAAGCTTTTGCTCTTGCTTTGCGTACTGTAAGAAAAAATCAAGGGTATAAAAATGTTGATTTCCCAAATAACTGGAAATTTAGTCGCGATATTGATGACATATTAAATGTTGATTTTTGGGAGATTTTATAA
- a CDS encoding winged helix-turn-helix domain-containing protein yields the protein MLKELFGGKTPEQVLLYLENYEEGYGKAIADTFEISLSSVQKQLQKFEDSGLLVSRLVGKTRLYTWNPRSPFVDPVRNLLAQRLKVTPPEEIKAYYR from the coding sequence ATGCTAAAAGAACTTTTTGGTGGTAAAACACCCGAACAAGTTTTGCTATATCTGGAAAATTATGAAGAAGGCTACGGCAAAGCGATCGCCGATACCTTTGAGATATCCTTGAGTTCGGTGCAGAAACAACTGCAAAAATTTGAAGACTCAGGCTTATTAGTTAGTCGATTAGTGGGCAAAACTCGCCTCTATACATGGAACCCGCGATCGCCCTTTGTAGATCCAGTTAGAAACCTATTAGCCCAACGTCTCAAAGTCACACCACCCGAAGAA